The DNA window TCACTACCACTGCGCCAACCGTTTCGCCTTCGCCATTGAGCTCGCTGATGCCGCGCCGCATCTGCGGACCCAGGCCAATCTCGGCAATATCCTGCAATAATAGTGGCGCGCCGTTTTGAATAACGCCAAGGGGAATGTTGCCCAGGTCTTGCTGGCCTTTAATATAGCCGGAGACGCGGACCATATATTCTGCTTCGGCCATCTCGATTACCGAGGCGCCAACTTCTTGATTGCCGCGCTTTATTGCCATCTCGACATGGGCCAGTGGAATACCATAGGCGCGCAGTTTGTCTGGATTCACTGTGACCTGATACTGTTTGACCATGCCGCCGATGCTGGCCACTTCTGAGACACCGGGTATAGTCTGCAGCTCATACTTTAAAAACCAGTCCTGCAGACTGCGCAGCTCGCTGATGTCGTGCTGGCCTGTGCGGTCGACCAATGCATAGAGGTAGACCCAACCCACGCCAGTGGCATCAGGGCCGAGTTGCGGTTTTGCCTCTGCGGGCAGCGCTGGCGCGACCTGGCTGAGATATTCGAGCACCCGGCTGCGCGCCCAATAGAGGTCTGTGGCCTGGTCAAAGATTACATAGACATAGGAATCGCCAAAGAAGGAATAGCCGCGTACAGTCACCGCACCGGGAACCGAGAGCATGGCGCTGGTCAGCGGATAGGTCACCTGATCTTCAACTACCTGTGGTGCCTGGCCAGCGTAGCTGGTCTTAATAATTACCTGCACATCAGAGAGATCGGGAATCGCGTCCACTGGGGTCTGTTTTACCGAGTAGAGGCCGCCGGCAATGAGGATAAATGTGGCCAGCAATACCAGCAGGCGCTGTCTGATCGACCAGCAGATAATAGCCTTAATCATAGAGCTCTCCTTATTCCTGATGCTGGCTGTGATCCATGGCACTGTGATCCATGGCACTGTGATCCATGGCACTGTGATCCATGGCACTGTGATCCATGGCGCTGTGATCCAGAGCTTCTTGATCCATCACCTTATGACCCATTCCATCTGCAGCCTCGGGCGCTGACAGACGCATCAAGCCAGCATTTTTATTTGACTCTGAGTCGAGTAAAAACTGTGCCGATATCACTACCTGATCCCCAGCCTCGATACCGGAGCGGATTTCGGCAAATTTTTCATTCAGATGGCCGAGCTGCACCGCCACCGATTTAAAGCCTCCGCCAGCCAGTGCCAGCACAACCCGATTCTCTGTGGCGGTGCGGATAACCGCGTCTTTTGGCACCAAGACACTGATCTCATGGGGCTTGGCTGCAATTTCAACCTCGGCAAACATATTTGGTTTCAGCTCGCCATTGCTGTTGGCTAGGCGGATACGCACGCGCAGAGTGCGGGTGGTTGCATCTAGAGCGGGGTAGATATAGTCAACCACGCCGCGCCAAATTTTTCCCGGATAGGAATCCACTTTAATACTGACCGCTGCACCCCTGTTGAGCTGATCGGCCTGGCGTTGAAATACCTGGGCTTCAATCCAGACTTCATCCAGCGCCGCAATCGACATCAATGTGGTTTCTGGCTTGATAAAAAAGCCTTCGCGAATACTGAGGTTGTGCAAGATGCCAGACTGCGGCGCGTAAAAAGTCACGGTCCGCTGCACCTGACGATTCTGGGCAAGTTGGCGAATAAAGTTGTCGTCGATATGGAAAACCTTGAGCCGGCTTTCTGAGGCTTCGATCAACTGCGCATTGCCACTGCTCAGGGCGAGTAAAAACTCTTTCTGTGCATTGACTATTTGCGGAGAGTAGAGCGCATAAAGGGGCTCGCCTTTCGCTATGGAACTGCCACTTGAACGCGCATACAGTGTTTCGATCCAGCCTTCTGCACGCGAGTGGATATGCACTATGCGCTCTTCATCGTACTGCACATAGCCGACCGTGCTAATGCTTGAATGCATCCTGTCACGTCTCGCCGGAGCTGTGCGTACCG is part of the SAR92 clade bacterium H455 genome and encodes:
- a CDS encoding efflux RND transporter periplasmic adaptor subunit; the encoded protein is MKIFNKVVAGVLVGGLIGAALSALLLNKTDQSLSAEAKPDKPAYWVAPMDDNYRRDKPGKSPMGMDLIPVYSEPAIDAEAAATGGVFISPALINNLAVRTAPARRDRMHSSISTVGYVQYDEERIVHIHSRAEGWIETLYARSSGSSIAKGEPLYALYSPQIVNAQKEFLLALSSGNAQLIEASESRLKVFHIDDNFIRQLAQNRQVQRTVTFYAPQSGILHNLSIREGFFIKPETTLMSIAALDEVWIEAQVFQRQADQLNRGAAVSIKVDSYPGKIWRGVVDYIYPALDATTRTLRVRIRLANSNGELKPNMFAEVEIAAKPHEISVLVPKDAVIRTATENRVVLALAGGGFKSVAVQLGHLNEKFAEIRSGIEAGDQVVISAQFLLDSESNKNAGLMRLSAPEAADGMGHKVMDQEALDHSAMDHSAMDHSAMDHSAMDHSAMDHSQHQE